In the genome of Limnobaculum zhutongyuii, one region contains:
- the matP gene encoding macrodomain Ter protein MatP, with product MKYQQLDNLESGWKWKYLVKKHREGEEITRYIEYSAAQEKVDELLQLENEPHRVQEWISAHINPELLNRLKQTIRARRKRHFNAEQQHTRKKSIDLEFLVWQRLSALSQRRGATLSETIVQLIEDAERKEQYANQMSLLKQDLKAILTQDK from the coding sequence ATGAAATATCAGCAATTAGATAATCTTGAAAGTGGGTGGAAGTGGAAGTATCTGGTTAAAAAGCACCGGGAAGGTGAAGAGATAACTCGCTATATAGAATATAGTGCAGCTCAGGAAAAAGTGGATGAGTTGCTACAGTTAGAGAATGAACCACACCGGGTTCAGGAATGGATTAGCGCACATATTAATCCTGAACTATTGAACCGATTAAAACAAACTATCCGGGCCAGACGTAAGCGCCACTTTAATGCAGAACAGCAACACACGCGTAAAAAGTCTATCGACCTTGAGTTTTTGGTGTGGCAACGTCTTTCAGCCTTGTCTCAACGTCGTGGGGCAACATTATCTGAAACTATTGTTCAACTTATCGAAGATGCAGAAAGAAAAGAGCAATATGCTAATCAAATGTCGCTATTAAAACAGGATTTGAAAGCTATCTTAACTCAGGATAAGTGA
- a CDS encoding YciC family protein, translating into MPITAHSLFRDSVNFIRNQLSSFIMLALLASFISYVLLQTMMPDTTVLHQMITGSVGSSAMTRGEVEQAIKGMPYEQQLAIVEAAVPLFGAVALSFLLSQTILISGVINLVIQVSQGQPSSALRALGSSVTSLPMLVVLLVISSMLITFGLSLYLLPGLFFAFVLVLSPIIMLESRKGLIYAISTSWGMAFANLRIVLPILLFTLSTKFILLVISINLSTVSPMVVALLLSAVSNLVTAFLFVYLFRLYMQVKPA; encoded by the coding sequence ATGCCCATCACGGCCCATTCCCTCTTCCGTGACAGCGTAAATTTTATACGTAACCAATTATCCAGCTTTATTATGCTGGCATTACTGGCGTCATTTATCTCTTATGTTTTGCTTCAAACCATGATGCCGGATACTACCGTTCTTCATCAGATGATCACGGGGTCTGTTGGGTCGTCAGCTATGACGCGTGGAGAAGTTGAACAGGCTATTAAGGGAATGCCTTATGAACAGCAATTAGCCATTGTTGAAGCGGCTGTTCCACTGTTTGGTGCCGTTGCTCTGAGCTTCTTGCTCAGTCAAACAATTCTTATCTCCGGTGTAATTAATCTGGTTATTCAGGTCTCCCAAGGACAACCGTCCAGTGCTTTACGAGCACTTGGTTCATCCGTAACCTCATTACCGATGTTAGTCGTTTTACTCGTTATCTCGTCAATGCTGATTACTTTTGGGTTATCTCTGTACCTGTTGCCAGGTCTGTTTTTTGCGTTTGTATTGGTGTTATCCCCTATTATTATGCTGGAATCCCGCAAGGGGTTGATTTACGCCATCAGTACCAGTTGGGGAATGGCATTTGCTAATCTGAGAATTGTTCTTCCTATTCTGTTATTTACACTGTCAACCAAGTTTATTTTGCTGGTGATCTCTATCAATTTATCCACTGTATCACCAATGGTTGTTGCACTATTACTAAGTGCTGTGAGTAATCTGGTAACGGCATTTTTGTTTGTCTACCTGTTCCGTTTGTATATGCAGGTTAAACCTGCATAA
- the ppx gene encoding exopolyphosphatase produces the protein MHLNDSITTKPQEIAAIDLGSNSFHMVIARVVNGALQILGRLKQRVHLADGLDRDNNLSEEAILRGLNCLSLFAERLQGFSPDSVRIVGTHTLRLAVNGQDFLQRAREILPYPIEIISGQEEARLIYMGVAHTQPEKGRKLVIDIGGGSTELVIGEDFSPLIAESRRMGCVSFAKQFFPNNEITKQNFQRAQLAAEQKLENLAWQYRIKGWQYALGASGTIKAVHNVLIEEMGERDGIITPERLTQVVNATLKFKSFDAIDLDGLSPDRQSVFVPGLAILCGVFNALAIKELRLSDGALREGVLYEMESRFRHQDIRSRTAISLAEHYNIDREQANRVLTTTQSFYAQWLAQNASQANPQLEALLGWAAMLHEVGLSINHSNMQRHSAYILQNTNLPGFNQEHQLLLASLVRFHRKGIKLDELPSFNLVKKRQFIPLIQILRLAILLNNQRQATTEPEYCRLHSDDYHITLVFPPQYLDINSLVLADLEREQEYWEDVAGWKLLLKNDDE, from the coding sequence ATGCACTTAAACGATTCAATAACAACAAAACCACAAGAAATTGCAGCTATTGATTTAGGGTCCAACAGCTTTCATATGGTTATCGCCCGTGTTGTTAACGGAGCATTACAAATTTTAGGACGATTAAAACAGCGAGTTCATCTGGCCGATGGTTTGGATAGAGATAACAACCTCAGTGAAGAGGCAATACTACGTGGGCTAAACTGTTTGAGCCTGTTTGCGGAACGTCTTCAGGGCTTTTCTCCGGACAGTGTGCGCATCGTTGGCACTCATACTTTACGGCTGGCAGTAAACGGTCAGGATTTTCTGCAGCGGGCTCGTGAGATTTTACCCTACCCAATCGAAATCATCTCCGGACAAGAGGAAGCTCGCCTTATTTATATGGGGGTAGCCCATACTCAACCGGAGAAAGGCCGTAAATTAGTTATTGATATTGGCGGCGGTTCCACTGAGTTGGTGATTGGTGAAGACTTCTCCCCTCTTATCGCTGAAAGCCGTCGTATGGGTTGTGTTAGTTTTGCTAAACAGTTTTTTCCCAATAATGAAATCACTAAACAGAATTTCCAGCGCGCTCAATTGGCTGCGGAACAAAAGCTGGAGAATCTGGCCTGGCAATACCGTATTAAAGGCTGGCAGTACGCCTTAGGTGCATCAGGAACCATTAAAGCCGTACATAATGTACTTATTGAAGAGATGGGTGAAAGAGACGGTATTATTACGCCTGAACGTCTGACGCAGGTGGTTAATGCCACGCTCAAATTCAAATCTTTTGATGCAATCGATTTAGATGGCCTGTCGCCCGATCGACAAAGCGTTTTTGTTCCCGGGCTGGCTATTTTATGTGGTGTATTTAATGCGCTGGCAATTAAAGAACTAAGATTATCTGATGGTGCGTTACGAGAAGGCGTTCTGTATGAGATGGAAAGTCGCTTCCGCCATCAGGATATTCGTAGCAGAACAGCCATCAGTTTAGCCGAACATTACAATATTGATCGGGAACAGGCCAATCGGGTATTAACGACAACCCAATCGTTCTATGCTCAATGGCTTGCGCAAAATGCCTCACAGGCAAATCCACAGTTGGAAGCGCTACTTGGCTGGGCTGCAATGTTACATGAAGTGGGATTGAGTATTAACCACAGCAATATGCAGCGCCATTCCGCCTATATTCTGCAAAATACTAATCTACCGGGTTTTAACCAGGAACATCAACTTCTGTTGGCCTCTTTGGTGCGTTTTCACCGTAAAGGAATAAAGTTAGATGAACTCCCCAGCTTTAATTTAGTAAAAAAGCGCCAGTTTATTCCGTTGATTCAAATTCTTCGTCTGGCTATCCTGCTAAATAATCAGCGTCAGGCAACCACAGAGCCGGAATATTGCCGACTTCATAGTGATGATTACCATATAACGCTGGTTTTCCCACCTCAATATTTAGATATAAACAGCCTGGTGCTAGCCGATCTGGAGCGAGAGCAAGAATATTGGGAAGATGTAGCCGGTTGGAAACTATTGCTTAAAAATGATGATGAGTAA
- the ompW gene encoding outer membrane protein OmpW: protein MKKLPLVCLIAATLAPSFAFAHQAGDFLFRAGSITVRPNEGSDNVLGLGSFNVNNDTQLGLTFGYMITDNIGIELLGATPFNHDVGLKATGTIATVKHLPPSLMAQYYFGTKESTWRPYLGAGINYTTFFSEDFNNTGKGAGLSNLSVDDSWGVALQAGVDYNVDKNWVVNTSVWWMNIDTDVNFTSTDAAGNRTRHSVSTRLDPWAFMFGVGYKF from the coding sequence ATGAAAAAACTCCCTCTGGTTTGTTTAATTGCTGCAACATTAGCGCCTTCATTTGCTTTTGCTCATCAGGCCGGTGATTTTTTATTCCGTGCTGGTTCAATTACAGTAAGACCGAATGAAGGTTCTGATAACGTATTAGGTCTGGGCTCATTCAACGTAAATAATGATACACAGCTTGGATTAACTTTCGGTTATATGATTACTGATAACATCGGTATTGAATTATTAGGTGCTACACCGTTCAATCATGATGTTGGCTTAAAAGCGACAGGCACGATCGCAACCGTTAAACATTTACCACCATCGTTGATGGCTCAGTACTATTTTGGTACTAAAGAGAGCACATGGCGTCCTTATTTGGGTGCAGGTATCAACTACACCACATTCTTCAGTGAAGACTTCAACAACACCGGTAAAGGTGCAGGCTTAAGTAACTTAAGCGTTGATGATTCCTGGGGCGTGGCGTTACAAGCGGGTGTTGACTACAACGTTGATAAGAACTGGGTAGTGAATACTTCTGTGTGGTGGATGAACATTGATACTGATGTAAACTTCACATCAACGGATGCCGCTGGTAACCGTACTCGTCATAGCGTTAGTACGCGTCTTGACCCATGGGCATTTATGTTTGGCGTTGGTTACAAGTTCTAA
- a CDS encoding SulP family inorganic anion transporter, which produces MFSRVFLKWMPGLQNLLAYDKSWLTADIRAGLSVAAVALPVAIAYAELANVGAIVGLYSCILPMIAYVFFGSSRQLIVGPDATTCAVIAAVVTPLAAGNSEMQWQLTIIMTLIMGGWCLLASKFRLGALADLLSQPILTGLLNGVAVTIMVGQIAKILGIQINANQLIEKIMAIPFQIMDSHLPTLGISALTLLLLIGIKKFRSQWPAPLIAIVVTTALVWGMDIQQYGVETIGGAGFDSGLPMVNWSHFQPGLMRELVIPALNLALISFVSLMLTARSFAAKNGYDIDADAEFRALGIANIMSAVSQGFAISGADSRTAVNDANGGKSQLVSVIAALVIALVVLLLTKPLQFIPVSALGVVLVYAAWSLMDLRGIWNLRRRNRQAFSLAIFTFVCVLLIGVIQGIGLAVLLGLLQFLRTVFRPTEQLLGVNEDGMIHSLGNTTTVKAVPGVMMYRFNSPLTYFNVAYFKRRILNLVDSTPFQPRWVVIDAVASFTYADISVLASIDELKRDLKLRQIKLVLAGRRTELTRWFKDNRPAMKEEEIMLVPDLYLALKFIQSKETAHTSEEPA; this is translated from the coding sequence ATGTTTTCAAGAGTATTTTTAAAATGGATGCCCGGATTACAGAATTTATTGGCTTACGATAAAAGCTGGCTAACCGCGGATATCCGTGCCGGACTATCGGTAGCGGCGGTGGCATTACCGGTAGCAATTGCTTATGCAGAACTGGCTAATGTGGGTGCTATTGTTGGTCTTTACTCTTGCATTTTACCCATGATTGCCTATGTCTTTTTTGGTTCATCCCGCCAGTTAATCGTCGGACCTGATGCTACAACCTGTGCGGTTATTGCTGCAGTGGTTACCCCATTGGCGGCCGGTAATAGCGAAATGCAGTGGCAGTTAACTATTATTATGACGCTGATTATGGGGGGATGGTGTCTTCTGGCCAGTAAATTCAGGTTGGGGGCGCTGGCGGATTTACTTTCCCAACCAATCCTGACCGGATTATTGAATGGTGTTGCTGTCACCATCATGGTTGGGCAGATTGCTAAAATCCTTGGTATTCAAATTAATGCTAACCAATTGATAGAAAAAATTATGGCTATACCATTTCAGATTATGGATAGCCATTTGCCGACTTTAGGTATTTCGGCCTTAACGTTATTACTATTAATTGGGATTAAAAAGTTTCGTAGCCAGTGGCCAGCACCTTTGATTGCTATTGTCGTAACAACGGCATTGGTATGGGGAATGGATATTCAACAATACGGTGTAGAAACCATTGGTGGCGCCGGATTTGATTCTGGTTTACCAATGGTTAACTGGAGCCATTTTCAACCTGGCCTGATGCGAGAGTTAGTTATTCCTGCACTTAACCTGGCATTGATTAGCTTTGTTAGTTTGATGCTAACCGCACGCAGTTTCGCCGCTAAAAATGGTTACGATATTGATGCTGATGCAGAATTCAGAGCGTTAGGCATCGCTAATATTATGTCGGCAGTTTCTCAGGGTTTTGCAATCAGCGGAGCCGACTCCCGTACCGCAGTTAATGATGCTAATGGTGGAAAGAGCCAACTGGTATCTGTGATTGCTGCGTTAGTCATTGCGTTGGTGGTTTTACTACTGACTAAGCCATTACAGTTTATTCCGGTTTCAGCGCTTGGTGTGGTGCTGGTTTATGCGGCCTGGTCGCTAATGGATTTACGCGGTATCTGGAATCTCAGACGGCGTAATCGGCAGGCATTTAGTCTGGCGATTTTTACCTTTGTTTGCGTGTTACTGATTGGTGTTATTCAGGGAATTGGATTAGCAGTTCTGTTAGGGCTATTGCAGTTTTTACGCACGGTATTCCGACCAACAGAGCAATTACTTGGTGTGAATGAAGATGGAATGATCCACTCATTAGGTAATACAACCACAGTTAAAGCGGTTCCTGGGGTAATGATGTATCGGTTTAACTCCCCGTTGACCTATTTTAACGTCGCCTATTTTAAGCGCCGTATCTTGAATCTGGTAGACAGCACGCCATTTCAACCCCGTTGGGTAGTGATAGATGCGGTAGCCAGTTTTACCTATGCGGATATTAGCGTGCTGGCATCCATTGATGAACTGAAGAGAGACCTCAAGTTACGCCAGATTAAACTGGTACTGGCAGGGCGTAGAACAGAGCTTACCCGTTGGTTTAAGGATAACAGGCCAGCCATGAAGGAAGAGGAGATCATGCTGGTTCCCGATCTCTATCTGGCGCTTAAATTTATTCAGAGTAAAGAGACTGCGCATACTTCGGAAGAACCCGCCTAA
- the ppk1 gene encoding polyphosphate kinase 1 — protein MNQEKLYIEKELSWLSFNERVLQEAADKSNPLIERIRFLGIYSSNLDEFYKVRFADVKRRILIKEEQGSASSSRQVLKKIQAKVLKTDLEFDNLYNELLLEMARNQVFLINERQLSENQQLWLRHYFKNHLRQHITPILLNNDISLLEFLKDDYTYLAVEIVINAEKKEYALLEIPSNKVSRFITLPPEPPRRRKPMILLDNIIRFCLDDIFKGFFDYQSLDAYSMKMTRDAEYDLVNEMESSWLELMSSSLKQRLTAEPVRFVYQRDMPNDMVEILRKKLGISSYDSVIPGGRYHNFKDFISFPNVGKANLVNKPLPRLRHIWFNNFRNGFDAIKERDVLLYYPYHTFEHVLELVRQASFDPNVLAIKINIYRVAKDSRIIESMINAAHNGKKVTVVVELQARFDEEANIHWAKRLTEAGVHVIFSAPGLKIHAKLFLISRIEDGQIVRYAHIGTGNFNEKTARLYTDFSLLTADSRITNEVRRVFNFIENPYRPVSFEHLLVSPQNSRLMLNKLIDREISFAQAGLDAGITLKINNLVDKELIDRLYAASGAGVKIRLIVRGMCSLVPNLPGISENIQVTSIVDRFLEHARVYIFENQGDNQVFISSADWMTRNIDYRIEVGVAILDPVLKQRVLDIIDIQLSDTVKARIIDKELSNQYVPRGNRRKVRSQIAIYDYLKALEQPTNIESTDITEK, from the coding sequence ATGAATCAGGAAAAACTCTATATTGAGAAAGAACTGAGCTGGTTGTCGTTTAATGAACGGGTATTACAGGAAGCCGCTGATAAAAGTAACCCGTTGATTGAACGGATCCGTTTTTTAGGCATCTATTCCAGCAACCTCGATGAGTTTTATAAGGTTCGTTTTGCCGATGTAAAACGGCGTATTTTGATTAAAGAAGAACAAGGATCTGCATCCAGCTCCAGACAGGTTTTAAAAAAGATTCAGGCTAAAGTATTAAAGACCGATCTGGAATTTGACAACCTTTACAACGAACTCCTGCTGGAAATGGCTCGCAATCAGGTGTTTTTGATTAATGAACGCCAACTATCTGAAAATCAGCAACTCTGGTTACGTCATTACTTCAAGAATCATCTGAGACAACACATTACCCCTATCCTGCTCAATAACGACATCAGCCTGCTTGAATTTTTAAAAGACGACTATACCTATCTGGCCGTTGAAATCGTGATTAATGCAGAGAAGAAAGAGTATGCCCTGTTGGAAATTCCATCCAATAAGGTCTCTCGTTTTATTACTTTACCGCCTGAGCCGCCGCGCCGACGCAAGCCAATGATCTTGCTGGATAATATTATTCGTTTTTGTCTGGACGATATCTTTAAAGGTTTTTTCGATTATCAGTCTCTTGATGCCTACTCGATGAAAATGACTCGGGATGCCGAATATGACCTGGTAAACGAAATGGAATCCAGCTGGCTTGAACTGATGTCTTCCAGCCTGAAACAACGCCTCACAGCAGAACCCGTTCGATTTGTTTATCAACGTGATATGCCAAATGATATGGTAGAAATTCTGCGCAAAAAGCTGGGGATATCTTCTTATGATTCCGTGATCCCCGGTGGGCGCTACCATAACTTTAAAGACTTTATCAGTTTTCCGAATGTAGGTAAGGCCAATCTGGTTAATAAGCCGTTACCTCGTTTAAGGCATATCTGGTTCAATAACTTCCGTAATGGTTTCGATGCTATTAAAGAGCGTGATGTATTGCTCTATTATCCTTACCATACTTTCGAGCACGTTCTTGAACTAGTCCGTCAGGCGTCATTCGACCCTAACGTATTGGCTATCAAAATTAATATTTATCGGGTTGCTAAAGACTCTCGCATAATCGAATCAATGATTAATGCCGCACACAATGGCAAAAAAGTGACAGTGGTTGTAGAGCTACAGGCGCGCTTTGATGAAGAAGCAAATATTCATTGGGCTAAGCGCTTAACCGAAGCGGGAGTACACGTTATTTTCTCAGCTCCTGGTCTGAAAATTCATGCCAAACTTTTCCTGATTTCCCGTATAGAAGATGGTCAGATTGTTCGCTATGCCCATATTGGTACCGGTAATTTTAATGAAAAAACCGCCCGCCTCTATACTGACTTCTCTCTGCTTACTGCGGATTCCCGTATTACCAATGAAGTCCGTCGGGTATTTAACTTTATTGAAAACCCTTATCGACCCGTTAGTTTTGAGCATTTACTGGTTTCGCCACAAAACTCTCGTTTAATGCTCAACAAGCTGATCGACAGAGAAATCTCTTTTGCTCAGGCAGGATTGGATGCCGGCATCACCTTAAAAATTAACAATCTGGTCGATAAAGAGTTGATTGACCGGCTTTACGCAGCTTCAGGGGCGGGAGTAAAGATTCGCCTAATCGTTCGCGGAATGTGCTCGCTGGTGCCTAATCTTCCCGGTATTAGCGAAAATATTCAGGTGACCAGTATCGTTGACCGATTCCTTGAGCATGCGCGTGTTTATATATTTGAGAATCAGGGCGACAATCAGGTATTTATCTCTTCTGCTGACTGGATGACGCGCAATATTGATTACCGTATTGAAGTTGGCGTAGCCATTCTCGATCCGGTGCTGAAACAGCGAGTTCTGGATATCATTGATATTCAACTATCCGATACGGTAAAAGCCCGGATTATTGATAAAGAGTTAAGTAACCAATATGTCCCTCGTGGAAACCGCAGAAAAGTGCGTTCACAAATTGCCATTTATGATTATTTGAAAGCATTGGAACAGCCGACCAACATAGAGTCGACGGATATAACAGAGAAATAA
- a CDS encoding AAA family ATPase: MTINRLEWQQLLPNTAACTGLFEREYRREPLNIAITQPRLQKSLHTFCHQHMTASPFMLIKAVDSRAYLSLIHDAVKNIQPVRPEVFGSRYEINNQVISRVDAQSKSDNFAATDDCLYEEWLETEQLFGCLRKHNDSYTLEPGLIHKANGGILILSVRTLLTQPHLWFRLKQAVVSKRFQWFSVDDTRPLPLSIPSMPLELKVILVGDRYGLGELQELEPELIEQVIYTEFETDLVVNQDEDIVTWCEYLNSVASHYQLPSIDASAYPSLINIAVRKSGDQEKLPLCPQLLSHILSDAVPFAAPAITAQSLEQSEQEKLWRESYLSEMVLDDIDLGQVRIETEGFVIGQINGLSVLEYPGHPRAMGEPSRISCVVHLGDGEITDVERKSELGGNLHAKGIMIMQAFIAAELASDQQFPFSGSIVFEQSYGEVDGDSASLAGLCALMSALSQQPINQQIAVTGSVDQFGNVQTIGGINEKIEGFFDVCNSRELTGSQGVILPLTNIRHLCLKNEVIEAVKAGRFHLWAIDHAQDALPLLTGLPYVDENKPSIIGSIQERITQVAGNDRNRLPWPLRWLNWFNRG; this comes from the coding sequence TTGACTATCAATCGACTTGAATGGCAACAGTTATTGCCAAATACCGCTGCCTGTACAGGCCTGTTCGAACGAGAATATCGTCGCGAACCATTAAACATTGCAATCACGCAGCCCCGTTTGCAGAAGTCTTTGCATACTTTCTGTCATCAGCATATGACGGCTTCGCCGTTTATGCTGATAAAAGCTGTTGATAGCCGTGCCTACCTTTCACTGATTCATGATGCGGTAAAAAATATTCAGCCCGTACGTCCTGAAGTTTTTGGCAGCCGATATGAAATCAACAATCAGGTTATCAGCCGAGTTGATGCACAAAGTAAAAGCGATAATTTTGCAGCTACTGATGACTGCCTGTATGAAGAATGGTTGGAAACAGAACAACTGTTTGGCTGCCTGCGCAAGCATAATGATAGCTATACGCTGGAACCGGGTTTAATTCATAAAGCGAACGGCGGAATTCTGATTCTTTCTGTTCGTACTTTGTTAACTCAGCCACACTTATGGTTTCGCTTAAAACAAGCAGTCGTTAGCAAGCGTTTTCAGTGGTTCTCTGTTGATGATACCCGTCCTTTGCCGCTATCTATCCCTTCAATGCCATTAGAGCTAAAGGTCATTTTAGTTGGCGATCGTTATGGATTAGGTGAACTCCAGGAGCTGGAACCGGAACTGATTGAACAGGTTATTTATACTGAATTCGAAACCGATCTGGTCGTCAATCAGGACGAAGATATTGTGACCTGGTGTGAATACCTCAATTCAGTTGCCAGTCATTACCAGTTACCTTCAATCGATGCCAGCGCCTATCCTTCGCTCATTAATATTGCGGTTAGAAAAAGCGGCGATCAGGAAAAGCTGCCTCTCTGCCCTCAATTACTAAGTCATATATTAAGTGATGCCGTACCTTTTGCGGCTCCGGCTATTACCGCCCAATCTCTGGAGCAGTCAGAACAAGAAAAGCTGTGGCGTGAGAGCTATCTATCTGAAATGGTATTAGATGATATAGACCTTGGTCAGGTGCGTATCGAAACCGAAGGCTTTGTGATTGGCCAAATCAATGGTTTATCCGTTTTGGAATATCCGGGGCATCCTCGCGCAATGGGAGAACCATCACGCATTAGCTGTGTGGTTCATCTGGGCGACGGAGAAATCACCGATGTAGAGAGAAAATCCGAGCTGGGCGGTAATCTGCATGCTAAAGGCATTATGATTATGCAGGCCTTTATTGCAGCGGAGTTGGCCTCCGACCAACAGTTCCCATTCTCTGGTTCTATCGTATTTGAACAATCTTACGGTGAAGTTGACGGTGACAGCGCTTCACTGGCCGGCCTGTGTGCATTGATGAGCGCTTTGTCACAGCAGCCAATCAATCAACAAATTGCGGTAACCGGTTCAGTCGATCAGTTTGGTAATGTTCAAACCATCGGTGGAATTAACGAAAAGATCGAGGGATTCTTTGATGTTTGTAATAGCCGTGAACTTACCGGCTCTCAGGGCGTTATATTGCCGCTGACAAATATACGTCATCTCTGTTTGAAGAATGAGGTTATCGAAGCGGTGAAGGCCGGTCGTTTCCATTTATGGGCCATCGACCATGCACAGGATGCTTTGCCATTACTGACTGGATTACCTTATGTTGATGAAAATAAACCAAGCATTATTGGTTCCATTCAGGAACGCATTACTCAAGTAGCAGGAAACGATCGAAATCGCCTGCCATGGCCGCTTCGTTGGCTTAATTGGTTTAATCGCGGCTGA
- the fabA gene encoding bifunctional 3-hydroxydecanoyl-ACP dehydratase/trans-2-decenoyl-ACP isomerase → MFEKRESYTKEDLLASGRGELFGAGGPPLPAPNMLMMDRIVKMTETGGQYDKGYVEAELDINPDLWFFGCHFIGDPVMPGCLGLDAMWQLVGFYLGWLGGEGKGRALGVGEVKLTGQVLPTAKKVTYRLHLKRIVNRRLIMGLADGEVLVDGRVIYTATDLKVGLFKDTSAF, encoded by the coding sequence ATGTTTGAAAAACGCGAATCCTATACGAAAGAAGACCTGCTCGCTTCAGGTCGTGGTGAATTATTTGGCGCGGGTGGACCTCCATTACCGGCACCAAATATGTTAATGATGGATCGCATTGTAAAAATGACCGAAACCGGCGGGCAGTATGACAAAGGTTATGTAGAAGCAGAATTGGATATCAATCCTGATCTGTGGTTCTTTGGTTGTCACTTTATTGGCGATCCGGTTATGCCCGGTTGTTTAGGTCTGGATGCAATGTGGCAATTAGTAGGCTTCTATTTAGGCTGGTTAGGTGGTGAAGGTAAAGGCCGTGCACTCGGCGTTGGTGAAGTTAAATTGACCGGACAGGTATTACCAACCGCTAAAAAAGTGACTTACCGACTACACCTGAAGCGTATCGTTAATCGTCGCTTAATTATGGGATTAGCCGATGGTGAAGTATTAGTCGATGGTCGCGTCATTTACACCGCTACCGATCTGAAAGTGGGTCTGTTCAAAGATACCAGCGCATTCTAA
- a CDS encoding NAD(P)-dependent oxidoreductase → MAKISFVGLGVMGYPMARHLIKAGHDVTVYNRTTAKAEQWVKEYGGKLALTPREAAINADMVMTCVGNDDDVRSVYYGEDGIFAGAKKGVILIDHTTASADLARELYQAAKEIGLDFLDAPVSGGQAGAENAALTVMCGGDEAIFKQAEDILKIYGKAVTLVGESGCGQLCKMANQLCIAGVLAGVSEAVRFAQKAGLDVKTVRDVVKMGSGSSWQLENRAETMGENKFDFGFAIDWIRKDLGFCFDEAERNGAKLPFAKQIDEAYAELQQRGLGRCDTSALIRFLDDK, encoded by the coding sequence ATGGCTAAGATTAGTTTTGTGGGTTTAGGCGTGATGGGCTACCCGATGGCGCGTCACTTAATAAAGGCCGGGCACGACGTAACAGTTTATAACCGTACTACAGCAAAAGCAGAACAATGGGTAAAAGAGTACGGTGGTAAACTTGCGTTAACGCCTCGTGAAGCGGCTATTAACGCAGATATGGTCATGACCTGCGTTGGAAATGATGACGATGTTCGCTCGGTCTATTATGGTGAGGATGGCATTTTCGCTGGTGCTAAAAAAGGCGTAATTCTTATCGATCATACTACTGCATCCGCTGATTTGGCTCGTGAGCTTTATCAGGCAGCCAAAGAGATTGGATTGGATTTCCTGGATGCTCCCGTCTCCGGTGGTCAAGCCGGTGCAGAAAATGCGGCTCTGACCGTTATGTGCGGCGGTGATGAAGCTATTTTCAAACAAGCCGAAGACATTCTGAAGATTTATGGCAAAGCCGTCACTTTAGTCGGTGAAAGCGGTTGTGGTCAGCTGTGCAAAATGGCTAACCAACTCTGTATTGCTGGTGTATTGGCTGGCGTATCTGAAGCCGTACGTTTTGCACAAAAGGCCGGATTAGATGTCAAAACGGTACGTGACGTAGTAAAAATGGGATCCGGTAGCTCATGGCAATTGGAAAACCGGGCTGAGACGATGGGTGAAAACAAATTTGATTTTGGTTTTGCTATCGATTGGATTCGTAAAGATCTTGGTTTCTGCTTTGATGAAGCTGAACGTAATGGAGCCAAGCTTCCCTTTGCGAAACAGATTGATGAAGCCTATGCTGAATTACAACAACGTGGACTGGGCCGTTGTGATACCTCTGCCCTGATCCGTTTTTTGGACGATAAATAG